The nucleotide window ACCAGTACGACCATATGGTACAGACGAACACGGCCGTCATGCCCGGTTCGGATGCAGCCGTATTGCGGGTGCGCGGAACGGAGAAGGCACTCGCCATGTCGATGGACGGCAATAGCCGCTACATTGCCCTCGATCCGTATACAGGCGGGAAAATTGCCGTCGCCGAAGCCGCGCGCAACATCGTCTGCTCCGGTGCACAGCCACTTGCGCTTACCGATTGCCTCAATTACGGAAGTCCGGAACAGCCGAGTATATACTGGCAATTAGAGCAATCAACCGCCGGCATGAGTGAAGCGTGCAGCGCCTTTGACACGCCGGTGGTGAGCGGGAACGTTTCGCTCTATAATGAAACGAACGGAGAAGCCATCTATCCAACGCCGGTGGTCGGGATGGTCGGACTTGTGGAAAATCTCGACCATATAACGACGCAGCATTTCAAAACGGCCGGCGACTATATTTATGTCATCGGCGACGCGGAGCCGGCATGGGGCGGAAGTGAACGGCAATACCTTGAAGATGGCCGATTCAGTGGTCAAGTGCCACACTTGGATCTTGACCTGGAACTAAAACGCCAACGCCAAGTGTTGGATGCGATACGCGGCGGGTGGATTACCTCCGCCCATGACCTTGCCGAAGGCGGACTAGCGGTAGCGCTTGCTGAATGTGTGATGGAAACGGATTTGGGCGCGGAGCTGACGATGGCCGACGATGCCACCGATCTTTTTGCTGAGGCGCAATCGCGGTATGTCATCAGTGTCGCGCCGGAACATGCCGAGAAATTAGAACAAGCGATCCCTGACGCTAAACGCTACGGTACCGTGACAAAAGAAAAAGCGTTGCGGATAAAGACGGAAGCAGCAGTTACGTTGATCGATCAACCGACGGATCATTTGAATCACGTATGGAAGGGAGCGATTCCGTGTTTCCTGAAGTCAAAGGCATAAATGAAGAATGCGGACTATTTGCGATTTGGGGGCATTCGGAAGCGGCGCAACTGACGTATTACGGCCTGCACAGTTTGCAGCATCGCGGGCAGGAAGGGGCCGGCATCGTCACGAGTGACGGAGAGGAACTTCACATTCATAAAAACACGGGCCTATTGACCGAAGCCTTTCAAGCAGGTGATTTGGATCGTCTTCCGGGTCGCCAAGCACTGGGACATGTGCGCTATGCCACCGCCGGCACTAGCGGGTATGAAAATGTTCAGCCGCTTCATTTTAAATCCGAAGATGGAAGTCTCGCCATGGCTCATAACGGCAATCTCGTCAATTATCAAGGATTAAAAAGTGAGCTCGAACGGAGCGGAAGCATTTTTCAAACGACGACCGATACGGAAATTTTAGCTCACTTGATGAAACGCCACCGTTCCGATGAACTCCGAAATCAACTCAAAGAGGCGCTTCCACAGTTAATCGGCGCTTATTCATTTGCTGTGATGACCGAAGAGGAGCTCATTGTCGCGCTCGATCCCCACGGGCTGCGTCCGTTATCTCTTGGACAACTGGGAGACGCGTACGTCGTCGCGTCAGAAACTTGCGCGTTTGATCTTATTGGGGCCGATTATGTTCGTGATGTCGAACCGGGTGAAATGCTCGTTTTTAACCGCGACGGCATGTTCTCCGAACGATTTACGGAGGCAAAAGAACGAGCGCTTTGCAGCATGGAATACGTGTATCTTGCCAGACCCGATTCCAACCTTGAACAAATTAACGTGCATACCGCGAGAAAACAATTGGGAAAACAACTCGCCCGTGAAGCGGATGTGGAAGCGGATGTCGTCACCGGTGTGCCGGACTCTTCGATATCAGCCGCGATCGGTTTCGCCGAACAAACAAACATCCCTTATGAACTCGGCTTAATAAAAAATCGTTACGTCGGCCGCACGTTTATTCAACCGTCGCAAGCGTTGCGGGAACAAGGCGTGAAAATGAAGCTTTCCGCCGTGCGCGGAGTCGTGGAAGGAAAACGGGTCGTGATGGTTGATGATTCCATCGTGCGCGGGACGACGAGCCAACGAATCGTGAAGTTGTTGAAAGACGCAGGCGCAAAGGAAGTGCACGTTCGTATTAGCGCTCCGCCGATTATACGTCCGTGTTTTTATGGCATAGATACGTCAACAACCGATGAATTAATTGCTGCTAATTACACGACGGAGGAAATGCGCGAGAAAATGGGCGCGGATTCCTTGCGCTTCCTATCGATCGACGGCTTGAAGACGGGCATTGGCCGGGATGATTCGCAGCCTAATTGCGGGCAGTGCCTAGGTTGCTATACAGGCCAATATCCAACGGCGATCCCAAATGGAAAAAAAGAACTTGTCGGATCGGGAAAAAGATAGGGGGAAAACGACGTGCGTGATGCATACAAAGAAGCAGGCGTAGATGTGGAGGCCGGTTATGAAGCTGTCTCTCGCATGAAAAAACACGTGGATCGGACGAAACGCCCCGGCGTACTTGGCGCGCTTGGCGGTTTTGGCGGAACGTTTGACCTTTCTTCTCTCGATTATAAACAGCCGGTGCTCGTTTCCGGAACCGATGGTGTTGGCACGAAACTGCTCCTTGCTATTGCTGCCGATCAACACGATACGATCGGTGAAGATGCCGTCGCCATGTGTGTCAATGATATCCTCGTTCAAGGTGCGGAACCGCTTTATTTTCTTGATTATATCGCTGCCGGCCAGACCGACCCTGCACGCATGGAAGCGATCGTCAAGGGCATTAGCAATGGTTGCCAACTAGCGGGGTGCGCCTTGATCGGTGGGGAAACGGCGGAGATGCCGGGGATGTATGGCGAAGATGACTATGACGTGGCCGGCTTTGTCGTCGGAGCTGTGGAGAAGGATGCGCTCATCACGGGGAATGAAGTGCGGGCGGGAGATCGCTTGCTCGGATTGTCATCTTCAGGTGTGCACAGCAACGGGTTTTCCCTCGTTCGGAAAATCATTAATGATCAAGGATTGGATTTGGAAAAAACATATGCGTCCATGGAGATGCCCCTCGGATCAACGTTGTTAGCGCCGACGAAGATTTACGCGCAGGAAATACGGAAA belongs to Salicibibacter cibi and includes:
- the purF gene encoding amidophosphoribosyltransferase, yielding MFPEVKGINEECGLFAIWGHSEAAQLTYYGLHSLQHRGQEGAGIVTSDGEELHIHKNTGLLTEAFQAGDLDRLPGRQALGHVRYATAGTSGYENVQPLHFKSEDGSLAMAHNGNLVNYQGLKSELERSGSIFQTTTDTEILAHLMKRHRSDELRNQLKEALPQLIGAYSFAVMTEEELIVALDPHGLRPLSLGQLGDAYVVASETCAFDLIGADYVRDVEPGEMLVFNRDGMFSERFTEAKERALCSMEYVYLARPDSNLEQINVHTARKQLGKQLAREADVEADVVTGVPDSSISAAIGFAEQTNIPYELGLIKNRYVGRTFIQPSQALREQGVKMKLSAVRGVVEGKRVVMVDDSIVRGTTSQRIVKLLKDAGAKEVHVRISAPPIIRPCFYGIDTSTTDELIAANYTTEEMREKMGADSLRFLSIDGLKTGIGRDDSQPNCGQCLGCYTGQYPTAIPNGKKELVGSGKR
- the purM gene encoding phosphoribosylformylglycinamidine cyclo-ligase; translated protein: MRDAYKEAGVDVEAGYEAVSRMKKHVDRTKRPGVLGALGGFGGTFDLSSLDYKQPVLVSGTDGVGTKLLLAIAADQHDTIGEDAVAMCVNDILVQGAEPLYFLDYIAAGQTDPARMEAIVKGISNGCQLAGCALIGGETAEMPGMYGEDDYDVAGFVVGAVEKDALITGNEVRAGDRLLGLSSSGVHSNGFSLVRKIINDQGLDLEKTYASMEMPLGSTLLAPTKIYAQEIRKLLSTLPVSGMAHITGGGLLENVPRLLPNGLGAHIDPARWEKAPIFPFLQREGQLSDRDMYGTFNMGIGYVIAVRPEREQEALEVLGNAYAIGTVNRTGTLSLEGVSV